One window of the Camelina sativa cultivar DH55 chromosome 1, Cs, whole genome shotgun sequence genome contains the following:
- the LOC104715076 gene encoding uncharacterized protein LOC104715076 has protein sequence MVRSEPCVLFAQTFVHPQLDEYVDEVIFAEPVIITACEFLEQNASSSSQAVSLVGATSPPSFALEVFVRCEGESKFKRLCNPFLYTPSAPYPLEVEAVVTNHLVVRGSYRSLSLIVYGNIVKDLGQYNIILEGRSVTDIVSSTEGNLEDLPLVLHSVNRTIEECLSSLDIVSLALAAVDVPVEVKRLLHLLLKVFDKLATNDVVNKFVDTVVSGVSSYVTDNVDFFLKNKNSQAVASSLDSGLFHDIVDRVKKDILDLNEIQESDVALGVFSFLESETYLATSQQLVDMLSPYIQFERDSLCTVLPQLSKGKATLLGLSLAFLLCSGREGCLQFVNSGGIDRLVYLFGHDLQNSTTITLLLLGVVEQATRHSVGCEGFLGWWPREDGNIPSGKSEGYCLLLKLLMQKPCHEIASLAIYILRRLRIYEVISRYEFAVLSALEGLSNSHGAATHNLDSLSDAKSQLQKLQKLMKSLGSVEDPSPSAYAERSLVSDNSEGWLSYKATSKLTASWACPFYSSGIDSHMLALLKERGFLPLSAALLSMPGLHSKVGDIMDVFTDIAMFIGNIILSFMFSRTGLSFLLHHPQLTATIIQSLKGSVDLNKEECVPLHYASILISKGFTCSLLEIGINLEMHLRVVSAVDRLLKSTQQTEEFLWILWELRDVSRSDCGREALLTLGVFPEALAVLIEALHSAKDMEPAVENSGISPLNLAICHSAAEIFEVIVSDSTASCLHAWIEHAPVLHKALHTLSLGGSNRKDAPTRLLKWIDAGVVYHKHGVVGLLRYAAVLASGGDAQLSSSSILGLDLTPAENGAGESTNVSEMNVLDNLGKVIFEKSFEGVNLSDSSISQLTTALRILALISDNLTVAAALYDEGAVTVVYAILVNCSFMFERSSNIYDYLVDDDHGCSSISDFLSERNREQSLVDLLIPSLVLLISVLQRLQGTKEQYRNTKLMKALLRLHREVSPKLAACAADLSSHYPDSALGFGAVCHLIVSALVCWPVYGWIPGLFHTLLSGVQTSSVHALGPKETCSFLCILSDILPEEGVWFWKSGMPLLSGLRKLAVGTLMGPQKEKQINWYLEPGPLEKLINHLTPNLDKIAKIIQHHAVSALVVIQDMLRVFVVRIACQRVEHASILLRPIFSSIRDGILDQSSTRDTEAYMVYRYLNFLASLLEHPHAKGLLLEEGIVQLLVEVLERCYDATYPSENRVLEYGIVSESSVIQWCIPAFRSISLLCDSQVPLSCCQKKELLASLSAKDCALIFPFVLKFCQVLPVGNELLSCLCAFKDLVSCGEGQNGLVSLLLHLFSGAEEPVSAERWCDTSSMSLNQLEMKKNPPFLSCWIKLLNSVNSKDGSSSLAIKAVNVLSVGSIRLCLDGESLDSKKVAGLKSLFGLPSEYSGTDTFREETIGLIEQMVTLLSSVTMGSDSSVTAETKPYLHEASRSLLSLLKDGNIDDIISCKGVLVSPGNFDMVDLESENIEDDLYQRGLEDKFWWECPETLPERLPQSSLPAKRKPPTLESSSRRAKGENSSVDIPTQSSVQRGLNSVSLPPARPSRDSFRQRRPNTSRPPSMHVDDYVARERSVDTAGNSNAITISRAGSSSGRPPSIHVDEFMARQRERGQNASTIVVGEAVVQVKNPTPARDTEKVAGKPKQFKADPDDDLQGIDIVFDGEECEGPDDKLPFLQPDENLMQPAPVMVEQNSPHSIVEETESDANGSSQFSHMGTPVASNVDENAQSEFSSRISVSRPEMSLIREPSITSDRKFVEQADESKKMTALKTAGISESGFVPAYNMPGSSGQNLIDPRVGPQGFYSKTSQQHTGHIHGGFSGRGVYEQKMMPNQPPLPLVPPPSVSPVIPHSSDSHSNQSSPFVNHGTQSSGGPIRLMPPLPSAIPQYSSNPYASLPPRTSTVQSFGYNQAGTAEQQQSGPATDHQSSNLSVPGTGMTSYPPPNIMSSHNFSRPSSLPVPFYGNPSHQGGDKQQTMLSVPSIPQSLNQQSIPQLPSMQLSQLQRPMQPPQHVRPPIQISQPSEQGVSMQNPFQVPMHQMQMMQQAQVQPYYHPLQQQEISQVQQQPHHHAVQGQQGAGTSQQQESGMSLHDYFKSPEAIQSLLSDREKLCQLLEQHPKLMQMLQEKLGQL, from the exons GCTGTTGTAACAAACCATCTGGTGGTTAGAGGTAGCTATCGGAGTTTGAGCTTGATCGTCTATGGGAACATTGTGAAAGATTTGGGGCAGTACAATATCATTCTTGAAGGTCGTTCTGTAACTGATATTGTGAGTTCCACTGAGGGTAATCTTGAGGACTTGCCATTGGTCTTGCACTCAGTTAACAGAACAATAGAGGAATGTCTATCCTCTCTAGACATAGTATCTCTCGCCCTGGCTGCTGTAGATGTGCCTGTGGAAGTAAAGCGATTGTTGCACCTGCTGCTAAAAGTCTTTGATAAGCTAGCTACTAATGATGTAGTAAATAAATTTGTGGATACGGTAGTGTCTGGGGTCTCTTCTTATGTTACAGACAATGTagatttctttttaaagaataaGAATTCTCAGGCCGTGGCCAGTTCTCTAGATTCTGGGTTATTCCATGATATAGTTGACAGGGTTAAGAAAGATATTCTTGATCTCAATGAAATTCAAGAATCAGATGTGGCACTTGGAGTGTTCAGCTTTCTTGAATCAGAGACTTATTTGGCTACTTCCCAACAATTGGTTGATATGTTGAGCCCATATATTCAGTTTGAAAGAGATTCTTTATGTACTGTCCTTCCACAGCTTTCAAAG GGAAAAGCCACTCTTTTAGGTTTAAGTTTGGCATTTTTATTATGCTCTGGTCGAGAAGGCTGCCTCCAATTTGTCAATTCGGGTGGGATAGATcgacttgtatatttgtttgGTCATGATCTTCAGAATTCTACCACCATTACCTTGCTGTTACTTGGAGTTGTAGAGCAGGCTACACGCCACTCAGTTGGGTGTGAAGGATTTTTAGGTTGGTGGCCTCGTGAGGATGGAAACATCCCATCTGGGAAGAGTGAGGGCTACTGTCTTCTTTTGAAATTACTTATGCAGAAACCGTGCCATGAGATTGCCTCTCTTGCAATTTATATTCTTCGTCGTTTGAGAATTTACGAGGTTATATCAAGATATGAG TTTGCAGTGCTGTCAGCACTGGAAGGTCTCTCCAATTCTCATGGGGCTGCAACTCATAATCTGGATTCGCTATCGGATGCTAAGTCACAACTTCAAAAGCTCCAG AAGCTGATGAAGTCACTTGGATCAGTCGAAGATCCATCACCATCAGCCTACGCAGAAAGAAGTTTGGTCTCTGATAATTCTGAAGGGTGGTTGTCATACAAAGCCACGAGTAAACTAACTGCTTCATGGGCATGCCCCTTTTATAGCTCTGGAATTGATTCGCACATGCTGGCACTTCTGAAG GAGCGGGGTTTTCTTCCTTTGTCAGCAGCACTTCTCTCAATGCCTGGATTGCATTCTAAAGTTGGAGATATTATGGATGTGTTTACTGATATTGCAATGTTTATTGGCAACATAATTCTTTCATTTATGTTTTCACGCACAG GATTGAGCTTTTTGCTACATCATCCTCAATTGACTGCTACAATAATACAATCTCTGAAGGGATCTGTCGATCTGAACAAGGAGGAGTGTGTCCCTCTCCACTATGCTTCAATTTTAATATCCAAGGGTTTTACTTGCAGCTTACTGGAAATTGGAATTAATCTTGAGATGCATTTGAGGGTG GTGAGTGCGGTAGATCGTTTGCTCAAGTCGACACAACAAACAGAAGAATTTCTATGGATTTTATGGGAATTGCGTGATGTTTCTAG GTCTGATTGTGGACGTGAAGCTTTATTGACACTAGGTGTTTTTCCAGAG GCTTTAGCAGTCTTGATTGAAGCTTTGCATTCAGCCAAGGATATGGAGCCAGCAGTTGAAAATAGTG GAATTTCACCGCTTAATCTAGCAATATGTCACTCAGCTGCTGAGATTTTTGAGGTCATAGTCTCTGATTCAACTGCATCATGCTTGCATGCTTGGATTGAACATGCCCCAGTCCTTCATAAGGCCTTGCATACTTTGTCACTCGGTGGTTCTAATCGAAAGGATGCCCCTACACGATTACTTAAGTGGATTGATGCGGGTGTAGTTTATCACAAACATGGTGTAGTTGGGCTTTTACGTTATGCTGCTGTCCTGGCTTCTGGAGGGGACGCCCAATTATCATCATCAAGCATCCTTGGACTGGATTTAACACCGGCTGAGAATGGTGCTGGAGAATCAACAAATGTCTCTGAGATGAACGTGCTAGATAATCTTGGAAAAGTTATCTTTGAGAAATCTTTTGAAGGTGTTAACCTTTCTGATTCATCAATTTCGCAGTTGACAACAGCACTCCGGATTTTAGCGCTGATTTCAGATAATTTA ACTGTTGCTGCTGCTTTATATGACGAGGGTGCGGTTACAGTGGTGTATGCTATCTTGGTCAACTGCAGCTTCATGTTTGAGAGGTCCTCGAATATTTATG ATTATCTGGTCGATGACGATCATGGATGCAGTTCTATTTCTGACTTTTTGTCTGAACGTAATCGTGAGCAAAGCTTGGTGGACTTGTTAATTCCTTCCCTTGTCCTTTTGATATCTGTTCTGCAAAGACTACAG GGAACTAAGGAGCAGTATAGAAACACCAAACTGATGAAGGCACTCCTAAGGCTACATCGGGAAGTCAG CCCGAAGCTAGCTGCTTGTGCAGCTGACTTGTCCTCCCATTATCCGGACTCTGCTCTTGGCTTTGGAGCAGTGTGCCACCTCATTGTGTCCGCCCTTGTCTGCTGGCCAGTTTATGGATGGATTCCTGGGCTATTCCACACTCTTCTTTCGGGTGTCCAGACGTCCTCTGTTCATGCCTTGGGTCCAAAGGAGACCTGTAGTTTCCTCTGCATTCTA AGTGATATTCTCCCCGAAGAAGGAGTCTGGTTTTGGAAGAGTGGCATGCCCTTATTAAGTGGTCTCAGAAAGTTGGCGGTTGGGACATTGATGGGTCCACAGAAGGAGAAACAGATCAACTGGTATCTGGAGCCTGGTCCACTTGAAAAACTGATAAACCATTTAACACCTAATCTTGACAAGATTGCAAAGATTATCCAACATCATGCAGTATCT GCATTGGTGGTCATTCAGGATATGCTTCGGGTTTTCGTAGTTCGTATTGCATGTCAAAGGGTTGAACATGCTTCTATCCTTCTGCGGCCCATATTTTCATCTATCAGAGATGGTATTTTGGATCAGTCATCAACAAGAGACACTGAAGCTTATATG GTCTACCGATATCTTAACTTTCTGGCTAGTTTATTAGAGCATCCGCATGCGAAG GGATTACTGTTAGAGGAGGGTATTGTTCAACTGCTTGTGGAAGTTCTGGAAAGATGTTATGATGCCACTTATCCAAGTGAAAACAGGGTTCTTGAGTATGGAATTGTGTCCGAGTCTAGTGTGATTCAGTGGTGTATTCCAGCATTCAGATCAATCTCACTACTATGCGATTCACAAGTGCCTCTCTCGTGCTGTCAGAAAAAAGAGCT ATTGGCCAGTTTGAGTGCAAAAGATTGTGCATTGATTTTTCCCTTTGTGCTGAAGTTCTGTCAG GTGTTGCCTGTTGGCAATGAGCTATTATCTTGTCTTTGCGCTTTCAAAGACCTGGTCTCATGTGGTGAAGGTCAAAATGGTCTGGTTTCACTTTTGCTTCATCTGTTTTCTGGGGCCGAAGAACCTGTATCTGCTGAAAGGTGGTGTGACACTAGTAGTATGAGTCTCAATCAActagaaatgaagaagaatccCCCTTTTCTGTCTTGCTGGATCAAGTTATTGAACTCAGTTAATTCAAAAGATGGGTCCTCTAGTCTTGCAATTAAGGCAGTAAACGTTCTGAGCGTGGGCTCCATCAGATTATGCCTTGATGGTGAAAG TTTGGACTCGAAGAAGGTTGCAGGACTTAAATCCCTTTTTGGCCTTCCAAGTGAGTATAGTGGTACAGACACTTTTAGAGAGGAAACCATTGGTTTGATTGAACAAATGGTGACACTGTTGAGTTCAGTGACTATGGGATCTGATAGTTCAGTAACAGCTGAGACGAAACCCTATTTGCATGAG GCATCTCGGTCGTTGCTGTCGTTGCTAAAAGACGGGAATATTGATGATATTATCTCCTGCAAAGGTGTTCTTGTTTCTCCTGGGAATTTTGATATGGTTGATTTGGAGTCTGAAAACATTGAGGATGATCTCTATCAAAGAGGACTTGAAGACAAGTTCTGGTGGGAATGTCCAGAAACATTACCTGAGCGTCTGCCCCAGTCATCTCTCCCTGCGAAAAGGAAACCACCAACTTTGGAGAGCTCTAGCAGGCGTGCCAAAGGCGAAAACTCTTCTGTTGACATACCGACCCAAAGTTCAGTTCAACGGGGGTTGAATTCTGTATCCCTTCCTCCTGCTCGTCCATCTAGAGATAGCTTTAGGCAGCGCAGGCCGAATACCAGCAGGCCTCCCTCTATGCATGTAGATGATTATGTTGCTAGGGAAAGGAGTGTTGATACAGCTGGTAATTCTAATGCAATAACCATTTCACGAGCAGGATCTAGCAGTGGTAGACCTCCATCTATTCATGTTGATGAGTTTATGGCCAGACAGAGAGAACGAGGCCAAAATGCCTCCACCATTGTGGTTGGAGAGGCTGTTGTGCAAGTGAAAAATCCTACTCCTGCTAGAGATACTGAAAAAGTTGCAGgtaaaccaaaacaattcaaaGCCGATCCTGATGATGATCTACAAGGAATAGATATAGTTTTTGATGGTGAGGAATGTGAAGGACCTGATGACAAGTTACCCTTTCTTCAGCCTGATGAGAACCTTATGCAGCCTGCTCCCGTCATGGTTGAACAAAACTCTCCTCACTCCATTGTTGAAGAAACCGAGAGTGATGCAAATGGAAGTAGTCAGTTCTCTCACATGGGCACACCTGTGGCATCTAATGTTGATGAAAACGCTCAGAGCGAGTtttcatcaaggatttcagtTTCACGCCCTGAGATGTCGTTGATTCGTGAACCAAGCATTACTTCTGACAGAAAATTTGTTGAGCAAGCAGACGAATCAAAGAAAATGACCGCTCTGAAGACCGCTGGCATATCTGAATCTGGGTTTGTACCTGCTTACAACATGCCAGGATCATCAGGACAAAATTTGATTGATCCTAGAGTGGGTCCCCAGGGATTCTATTCAAAGACTAGTCAGCAACATACGGGCCATATTCATGGTGGATTCAGTGGTCGGGGGGTTTATGAACAGAAAATGATGCCAAACCAGCCTCCTTTACCTCTAGTGCCGCCTCCGTCAGTCTCACCTGTGATACCACATTCTTCTGATTCTCATTCTAATCAATCCTCCCCGTTTGTAAATCATGGAACACAGTCTTCAGGAGGACCCATCCGGCTTATGCCACCGCTCCCTTCAGCAATTCCCCAATACTCATCTAACCCATATGCCTCGTTACCACCAAGGACATCTACAGTTCAATCTTTTGGATACAACCAGGCAGGTACCGCTGAACAACAACAGAGTGGTCCGGCGACTGATCATCAGTCTAGCAATCTATCTGTTCCAGGTACCGGAATGACCTCTTATCCTCCCCCCAATATAATGTCATCCCATAATTTTAGCAGGCCGTCATCTCTCCCTGTGCCATTCTATGGAAATCCTTCGCATCAAGGAGGTGATAAGCAGCAAACTATGTTGTCGGTTCCCTCCATTCCTCAATCACTCAATCAACAGTCCATCCCTCAGCTGCCATCGATGCAGCTTTCACAGTTACAGCGCCCTATGCAGCCTCCTCAGCATGTTAGACCACCCATACAGATATCTCAACCATCAGAGCAAGGAGTATCAATGCAAAACCCATTTCAGGTTCCAATGCATCAGATGCAGATGATGCAACAGGCGCAAGTCCAGCCTTACTACCACCCTCTTCAACAACAAGAGATATCTCAGGTGCAGCAACAGCCACATCATCATGCTGTACAAGGTCAGCAAGGAGCTGGGACTTCCCAGCAACAAGAATCTGGAATGTCATTACATGATTACTTCAAGTCCCCTGAAGCCATTCAG TCTCTATTGAGTGACCGCGAGAAGCTGTGTCAGCTTCTGGAACAACATCCGAAGTTAATGCAGATGCTTCAG GAAAAACTTGGGCAGCTatga